In one Alnus glutinosa chromosome 12, dhAlnGlut1.1, whole genome shotgun sequence genomic region, the following are encoded:
- the LOC133851117 gene encoding sm-like protein LSM2, with protein MLFFSYFKDLVGREVTVELKNDLAIRGTLHSVDQYLNIKLENTRVVDQDKYPHMLSVRNCFIRGSVVRYVQLPPEGVDIELLHDATRREARGG; from the exons ATG TTGTTCTTCTCGTACTTCAAGGACTTGGTGGGGCGGGAAGTGACGGTGGAGCTGAAGAACGACCTTGCAATCAGGGGGACTCTGCACTCCGTTGATCAATACCTCAACATCAAGCTTGAGAACACTCGGGTTGTCGATCAGGACAAGTACCCCCACATG CTTTCAGTGAGGAACTGTTTCATCAGGGGGTCAGTGGTGAGATACGTTCAACTACCTCCCGAGGGAGTCGACATTGAGCTGCTTCATGATGCCACGAGAAGAGAAGCTCGGGGTGGCTGA
- the LOC133851116 gene encoding BTB/POZ and MATH domain-containing protein 2-like, producing the protein MGKVLRESLNSRPAFPCSSSSSSPSPSTTTSTSVTETVNGSHHFKITGYSLLKGMGIGKYVASDTFVVGGYTWAIYFYPDGKSVEDNAAYVSLFIALASEGTDVRALFELTLLDQSGKERHKVHTHFGRTPDSGPYTLKYRGSMWGYKRFFKRTLLETSDYLKDDCLSVHCSVGVVRSYTEGPKIYSITPPLSNIGQHFGRLLELGKGTDVNFEVDGETFAAHKLVLAARSPVFRAQLIGPMRDQNTQCIKVEDMETPVFKALLHFIYWDSLPDIEELTGLNTKGASTLMAQHLLAAADRYCLERLRVLCEATLCDSVAINTVATTLALAEQHHCFQLKAVCLKFIAMPENLRAVMQTDGFEYLKESCPSVLTELLEYVARVNEHSVIACRHGNEAILDGSDVNGRRVKQRL; encoded by the exons ATGGGAAAGGTTCTCAGAGAAAGCCTCAATTCGAGGCCCGCTTTTCCTTGTTCCTCGTCGTCTTCGTCTCCTTCGCCTTCGACCACGACGTCGACGTCGGTCACGGAGACCGTGAACGGCTCGCACCACTTCAAGATCACGGGGTATTCGCTGCTGAAAGGGATGGGGATCGGGAAGTACGTGGCGTCCGATACGTTCGTCGTCGGCGGGTACACGTGGGCGATCTATTTTTACCCCGACGGGAAGAGCGTGGAGGACAATGCGGCGTACGTGTCGCTCTTCATCGCGCTGGCCAGCGAAGGGACCGACGTGAGGGCGCTCTTCGAGTTGACGCTCTTGGACCAGAGTGGCAAGGAGAGGCACAAGGTGCACACCCACTTCGGGAGGACCCCGGATAGCGGGCCCTACACGCTTAAATATCGCGGTAGCATGTG GGGTTACAAGAGGTTCTTCAAAAGAACTCTTCTAGAGACATCAGACTACCTCAAAGATGATTGCCTCTCTGTTCATTGTAGTGTTGGTGTTGTGAGATCATACACAGAGGGGCCTAAGATCTACTCTATAACACCACCACTGTCTAACATAGGTCAGCATTTTGGGAGGCTACTGGAACTTGGAAAGGGAACAGATGTGAATTTCGAAGTTGATGGGGAAACTTTTGCTGCTCATAAGTTGGTCCTTGCAGCTCGCTCACCAGTATTTAGAGCCCAACTTATTGGTCCAATGAGGGATCAAAATACCCAATGTATAAAAGTTGAAGATATGGAGACTCCTGTTTTTAAG GCATTGCTTCATTTTATATACTGGGACTCTCTACCGGACATTGAAGAGCTTACTGGTTTGAACACAAAAGGGGCTTCTACTTTGATGGCTCAGCATCTGCTTGCAGCTGCAGATCGGTATTGTCTTGAAAGACTCAGGGTACTATGTGAGGCCACTCTATGTGACAGTGTTGCCATAAACACTGTAGCAACAACACTAGCTTTGGCGGAGCAGCATCACTGTTTCCAGCTGAAAGCTGTGTGTCTCAAATTTATCGCAATGCCTGAAAATCTGAGAG CTGTGATGCAGACAGATGGTTTTGAATACTTAAAGGAGAGCTGCCCCTCTGTCCTTACTGAGCTCTTGGAGTATGTGGCTAGAGTTAATGAACACTCTGTCATTGCATGCAGGCATGGAAATGAAGCTATCCTTGACGGCAGCGATGTCAATGGTAGGCGGGTGAAGCAAAGACTATAG
- the LOC133852518 gene encoding uncharacterized mitochondrial protein AtMg00810-like yields MVLLVYVDDILLASNDATTISDFTSFLNSKFCLKGLGPTKFFLGLEVARSKQGLSLSQRKYTLEILQDTGFLAAKPAHFPMDSNLKLSRDNGSLLEDPTSYRRLIGRLLYLTITRPDITYSVQVLSQFMSSPRQPHLDAAHRILRYLKSASGQGLFYPVVCDLQLKGFCDSDWVGCIDSQRSTTGYCTFLGDSLILWKSKKQSTISRSSVEAEYRSMASTSCEIIWLLSLLRDFAVPHSQPALLLCDSTAALHIAANPVFHERTIHIELDCHFIREHIQNGVIRTMHVTSHHQLRDVFTKALGCALFTFLISKMNFLNIHSS; encoded by the coding sequence ATGGTTTTGTTAGTGTATGTAGATGACATTTTATTAGCTAGTAATGATGCTACTACTATATCAGATTTCACTTCCTTTTTGAACTCCAAATTCTGTCTTAAAGGTTTGGGACCAACCAAATTTTTTCTTGGCTTGGAAGTTGCTCGAAGCAAGCAAGGTCTTTCTTTGTCTCAAAGAAAATATACTCTGGAAATACTTCAAGATACTGGATTTTTAGCTGCCAAGCCAGCTCATTTTCCTATGGATTCTAATCTCAAGTTGTCCCGGGATAATGGATCACTTTTGGAAGACCCGACTTCTTATCGTCGGCTCATTGGTCGTCTCTTGTATCTAACAATTACCAGACCTGATATTACCTACTCAGTGCAGGTACTGAGTCAGTTTATGAGTTCTCCTCGTCAGCCTCATCTTGATGCCGCTCATCGTATTCTTCGGTATCTTAAGAGTGCTTCTGGTCAAGGTCTTTTTTATCCAGTTGTTTGTGACTTGCAACTCAAAGGCTTTTGTGATAGTGATTGGGTTGGTTGCATAGATAGTCAGAGATCTACTACTGGATATTGTACATTTCTTGGCGATTCCCTTATTttatggaaatccaagaaacaATCCACTATATCTCGGTCTTCAGTTGAAGCCGAATACAGGAGCATGGCATCTACTTCTTGTGAGATTATCTGGCTTCTCTCATTGTTACGTGATTTTGCTGTTCCTCATTCACAGCCTGCCTTACTGCTTTGTGATAGTACTGCTGCTCTCCACATTGCAGCCAATCCGGTCTTTCACGAGCGCACAATACACATTGAGCTAGATTGTCATTTCATCCGTGAGCATATTCAGAATGGTGTTATTCGTACTATGCATGTTACTAGCCATCATCagcttagggatgtttttacgaAGGCCCTTGGTTGTgctttgtttacttttttaatttccaAGATGAATTTCCTTAATATAcattcatcttga
- the LOC133851942 gene encoding protein ANTAGONIST OF LIKE HETEROCHROMATIN PROTEIN 1, whose product MAPHKKSKKSKRELKKLKKPKSISIVVSVEPKAIESDWWDTFWHKNSSTPGCSVPNDEAEAFKYYFRVSKKTFSYICSLVREDLISRPPSGLINIEGRLLSVEKQVAIALRRLASGESQVSVGAAFGVGQSTVSQVTWRFIEALEERAKHHLKWPDFNRMEEIKSNFEASFGLLNCCGAIDATHIIMTLPAVQTSDDWCDRENNYSMLLQGIVDHEMRFLDIVTGWPGGMTVSRLLKCTGFFKLCEAGECLNGNARSLPGGEEIGEFIVGGVSYPLLPWLITPYESNGLSAFMSTFNAMHEAARLLAVRAFSQVKGSWRILYKVMWRPDKQKLPSIILVCCLLHNIMIDCGDNLLQDVALSGHHDPGYGELCCKQVDPVGRTQRDNLAKYLHGKEKAPSK is encoded by the exons ATGGCGCCTCACAAGAAATCCAAGAAAAGCAAGAGGGAgctgaaaaaattgaagaaaccCAAAAGCATAAGCATTGTGGTTTCTGTAGAACCCAAAGCCATTGAGTCTGACTGGTGGGACACTTTCTGGCACAAGAATTCTTCAACCCCAG GTTGTTCAGTACCCAACGATGAAGCAGAAGCTTTCAAGTATTACTTCAGGGTTTCAAAGAAGACTTTCAGCTACATCTGTTCTCTTGTAAGAGAAGATCTTATATCGAGGCCACCATCAGGGCTTATCAACATTGAGGGAAGGCTTCTTAGTGTTGAGAAACAGGTTGCAATTGCCTTGAGAAGGTTGGCATCTGGTGAGTCCCAGGTCTCAGTTGGAGCTGCATTTGGGGTTGGCCAGTCTACAGTTTCTCAAGTAACTTGGAGATTTATCGAAGCACTGGAAGAACGTGCTAAGCATCATCTCAAGTGGCCTGATTTCAATAGAATGGAGGAAATAAAATCCAATTTTGAAGCATCATTTGGATTGCTTAATTGTTGTGGAGCCATTGATGCAACACACATCATCATGACCCTGCCGGCTGTACAGACCTCAGATGATTGGTGTGACCGAGAAAATAATTACAGCATGCTCTTGCAGGGAATTGTTGACCATGAAATGAGATTTCTTGATATTGTTACAGGCTGGCCCGGGGGCATGACAGTTTCCAGGCTATTGAAGTGCACTGGGTTTTTCAAACTCTGTGAGGCTGGAGAGTGTTTGAATGGAAATGCTAGAAGTTTACCTGGAGGAGAAGAGATTGGCGAATTTATAGTTGGTGGGGTCAGCTACcctcttcttccatggctcaTAACACCCTATGAAAGTAACGGCCTCTCAGCTTTCATGTCCACTTTCAATGCAATGCACGAGGCTGCAAGGTTGCTTGCAGTTAGGGCATTCTCACAGGTAAAGGGTAGTTGGAGAATCCTTTACAAGGTTATGTGGAGACCTGATAAGCAGAAATTGCCAAGCATTATCTTGGTATGTTGTTTACTACACAATATTATGATTGACTGTGGGGATAATTTACTTCAAGATGTTGCTTTGTCTGGTCATCATGATCCGGGATATGGAGAACTGTGTTGTAAGCAAGTTGATCCAGTGGGGAGGACACAGAGAGACAACCTAGCCAAATACCTCCATGGCAAAGAAAAAGCTCCATCAAAATAA